The Halomicronema hongdechloris C2206 genome includes a window with the following:
- the proC gene encoding pyrroline-5-carboxylate reductase, with protein sequence MPTRLGMIGGGVMGEALLSRLVAEQVFEPGAITVGEPQAERRTTLAHQYGVVATADNQQVLSQAEVVLLAVKPQNLAAVAADLEQAASHGSPLLLSILAGIPLSNLQAIVPNWPVIRAMPNTPATVGAGMTVLAPGQGVQPHHLAQARRIFQTVGQVLEVPESLMDAVTGLSGSGPGYVAIMIEALADGGVAAGLPRTVALQLALQTVRGTAELLLAKEWHPAMLKDRVTSPGGTTIAGIAQLEQAGIRSALIEAVRTAAQRSRDLGG encoded by the coding sequence ATGCCGACTCGGCTTGGCATGATTGGCGGCGGGGTGATGGGCGAAGCCCTGCTGTCGCGGTTGGTGGCTGAGCAGGTGTTTGAGCCTGGGGCCATCACCGTTGGTGAGCCCCAAGCCGAGCGACGGACAACCCTGGCCCATCAGTATGGTGTGGTGGCGACGGCCGATAATCAGCAGGTGCTGAGTCAGGCTGAAGTGGTGCTCTTGGCGGTGAAACCTCAGAATTTGGCGGCGGTGGCCGCTGACTTAGAACAGGCGGCGTCTCACGGCTCGCCCCTGTTGCTATCGATTCTGGCGGGGATACCCTTGAGTAACCTGCAAGCCATCGTACCTAACTGGCCTGTGATTCGGGCCATGCCCAACACGCCAGCTACGGTGGGTGCGGGCATGACCGTGTTGGCTCCCGGGCAAGGCGTACAGCCCCATCATCTCGCCCAGGCTCGCCGTATCTTTCAGACAGTGGGTCAGGTGTTAGAGGTGCCAGAATCTCTGATGGACGCGGTGACTGGGCTGTCGGGTTCGGGGCCTGGGTACGTGGCTATCATGATCGAAGCATTGGCTGACGGCGGGGTGGCGGCAGGGCTACCCCGAACGGTGGCTCTGCAGCTAGCCCTGCAGACGGTACGGGGCACTGCGGAGTTACTCTTAGCCAAGGAGTGGCACCCTGCGATGTTGAAGGACCGGGTGACGAGCCCTGGGGGCACTACCATTGCTGGTATTGCTCAGCTAGAGCAAGCTGGGATTCGTTCAGCGTTGATAGAGGCGGTGCGGACGGCAGCCCAGCGCTCTAGGGACTTGGGAGGATAG
- the plsY gene encoding glycerol-3-phosphate 1-O-acyltransferase PlsY: MVGWLAMVGVLLAAYLLGSIPTGYLVTRWLKGVDIRDYGSGGTGATNVLRTVGKGAGLTVLIIDILKGMAAVLLIKVAYPFIASAFQSSIPADGWPWWAALAGLMALVGHSRSIWIQFTGGKSAASGFGVLLALAWPIAMGAVVTFAVVLAISRIVSLSSIMAALVTIGLMAITGQPLPYLLLAIAGGLYVILRHRTNINRILAGTEPRLGSRKTSS; this comes from the coding sequence ATGGTAGGGTGGCTTGCCATGGTGGGGGTGCTGTTAGCAGCCTATCTGCTAGGTTCGATTCCCACAGGGTATTTGGTGACCAGGTGGCTCAAGGGTGTTGACATTCGTGACTATGGCTCTGGCGGCACGGGGGCGACTAATGTGCTGCGCACCGTCGGCAAAGGGGCAGGGCTGACGGTGCTGATCATCGATATTCTCAAGGGCATGGCCGCGGTCCTCCTGATCAAGGTTGCCTATCCCTTCATAGCCAGTGCTTTTCAGTCATCAATTCCGGCGGATGGTTGGCCTTGGTGGGCCGCCTTGGCAGGGTTGATGGCTCTGGTGGGCCACAGCCGCTCCATCTGGATTCAGTTCACTGGCGGCAAGTCGGCAGCCTCAGGCTTTGGGGTGTTGCTGGCCTTGGCTTGGCCCATCGCCATGGGAGCGGTGGTCACCTTCGCCGTCGTCCTAGCCATCTCTCGCATCGTGTCTTTGAGTTCGATTATGGCTGCCTTGGTCACCATCGGCCTGATGGCTATCACTGGTCAGCCTCTGCCCTATCTACTCCTTGCGATCGCAGGGGGACTCTACGTGATTCTGCGCCACCGCACCAACATAAACCGCATCCTCGCAGGCACCGAACCCCGTCTAGGTAGCCGGAAGACAAGTAGCTAG